TTATTGAGAACCCGCATCGCCTGACGAATGTACTCTCTCCCGATGGTGACATGCAGTCAAAAACGGACGCTGAACTCGTTGAACGGATGAAGGAAACGCGGTCACAGTTGACTGATGAAGAAGTCCAGCGAATTGCCGCCGATGCTGCTGAACTTGAACGTCTTAATGGCGTCCCGAATTCACCGGAAGCACTCGCGAATCTGCCACAACTCCAAGTCAGCGATCTCCCTGAAAAACCGAAACATATTCCCACAACGGTTGAAAATATCGGTGAACAGGTCCTGCTCCGCAGCGATGTTTTTGCCAACGGTGTCAACTATCTTGTGCTAAACTTCGATTTGCAAGGGTTGCCAGAGCATCTCTGGACGTATCTACCCAGATATACCGATGCTATTAGCAAACTCGGTGCCGCTGATATGAATTACGAAGAAATGGCACAACGAACATCAGCGGTCACCGGTGGGATTGGATGCTCACCCGGGTTTTCTACATACGCGCTTGACCCGAATCGTTTCATGCAGAGCATGTCCTTTCACCTGAAAGCACTTGATGGTAAAATGGATGCCGCGTTGGATGTCCTGCACGATCTACTTTTCGCTGTGAATCCACGCGACACGGAACGTCTTAGAGATGTGATGGTCCAGGCTGTTGCGGAATACCAGACAGAAATGATCCACGACGGCTCAAGTACCGCAATTCATCATGCTTCGCGCGGACTCTCATCGAACGCGCATCTCGCTGAGATCATCTATGGTCTGCCACAACTCCGCAATAGCGAAACCCTCCTTAACAATTTTGACGAACTTAACACCGACCTTATGGGTCATATAGAAGGGATTCGCGATTTCCTGTTAGCACGTGGACGGGTGACCATCAGCTTCACCGGTTCCGATCCGGCTTTTGACACAACGCGAACCAAGCTTGGTGAATGGCTTGACGCGATGCGGGACGAACCCGTTACCTCAGAGCCAATTGCGTTCCCGCAGTTTGAGACACCACCGAGAGAGGGATTAGCCGGTCCCATTCAGATTGCGCACTGCGCGCACGTAATGCCGGCACCGCACTACTCCCATCCGGATTCGACGCTGCTGACAATTGGCGCACATCTCATTCGACTGGATTACATACTGAGTGAAATCCGCTTTAAGGGCAACGCCTATGGTGCGCGGTTTAGTTATAGTCCTTATGAAGCAGTTCTCTGTCAATCCTCGTTTCGCGATCCACACGTCGCACGCACGATCAATGTCTTTGAGGAAACCGTTGACTATGTTAAACAGGTAGAATGGACACAGACAGACATAGACCGCGCGATTATCGCTACGGCAAAAGATGGTGAGAGACCGATTCGTCCAAGTTCCGCAGCAAGAGAGGCACTGAGTCACCATCTCGTTGGTCAGACGCGCGAGATGCGAGAGGAACGCTACGCACAACTCCGACGTGCCACCCCTACTGAGGTGAAACGTGCATTGCTCCAACTCTTGGAGGAAAACGGAGATAAAGCCGCGGTGTGTGCCGTTTCAAGTCGTGAGAAACTGGAAGCCGCGAACAATGAATTGGCGCAACCTCTCGTCATTGAAGATATTTTAAGTTAAACCTATGTTTACTTATATACACCTACCTTTACAGGGACTGAACTTACGCAGCCCTCTTTGCTGGCGAGGTTTAAAACCTCGCCAGCAGTGAGCGGGCCTTAAAATTTACCAAAAACTTGCGTAAGTCCTAAGTAAAATGAAAGGAGTGAAAGATGAAAAGAATTGCAATTTTGACGATTTGTATCTTTGCTTTAGCAGCGGTTGTGGTGTTTGCCTCACAGCCGGTCGGTTTTGAGAAAAACTGGCATCATTGGCGCGGACCGCATGCTACGGGTGCCGCTGTCGATGCTAACCCTCCGACGACATGGAGTGAAACCGAAAACATCCGTTGGAAAATCGCTATCCCCGGGACCGGACATGCTGCACCAATTATCTGGGAGGACAAAATCTTCATCCAGACGGCTATTGAGGTTAAGGCAAACGAGTCTGAGGGGGATGATAATCCATTCGGCGGCTTCTTCGGAGGAAATAAGGAGCCACTGTATAAATTTGACCTTCTCGCCATCAATCGGAGCGATGGAAGTATTCTTTGGCAGAAGAC
This DNA window, taken from Candidatus Poribacteria bacterium, encodes the following:
- a CDS encoding insulinase family protein encodes the protein MDTTRTPEVNLRPGEQLHGFEVKSVTPIHELRSVNIELTHQHSGARLLHLYTNDTENLFSINFPTPPSDDTGVPHILEHAVLAGSHKFPVKEPFFEMIKMSMATFINAMTSADFTCYPVSSNVKKDLFNLAEVYFDAVFHPLLTENTFKREGHHLAPVDPEDPTGDLKITGIVYNEMKGAFSDPEARLYRSMICQLLPDTLYAWESGGDPDAIPDLTYEQLKGFHETYYHPSNGYFVLYGDIPTSDYLAFLADKLDRIPQNAASAALRPLRPEVTHQPKWDAPRLVTDTYPVGADEPLTEKTYLMLSWIIGDATNPEEVVLGRILSLILLGNEAAPLRKAIIDSKLGADIVFSGASSIGPAATFYIALKGSEADRVEAFTQLVNDTLTQIADSEIDSEKVEAAFQQATYHYQEVASMFPLRMLYRVIEGWIYEKDPDTFLKMGESLTDVREQWLENPSIFNQLIRERFIENPHRLTNVLSPDGDMQSKTDAELVERMKETRSQLTDEEVQRIAADAAELERLNGVPNSPEALANLPQLQVSDLPEKPKHIPTTVENIGEQVLLRSDVFANGVNYLVLNFDLQGLPEHLWTYLPRYTDAISKLGAADMNYEEMAQRTSAVTGGIGCSPGFSTYALDPNRFMQSMSFHLKALDGKMDAALDVLHDLLFAVNPRDTERLRDVMVQAVAEYQTEMIHDGSSTAIHHASRGLSSNAHLAEIIYGLPQLRNSETLLNNFDELNTDLMGHIEGIRDFLLARGRVTISFTGSDPAFDTTRTKLGEWLDAMRDEPVTSEPIAFPQFETPPREGLAGPIQIAHCAHVMPAPHYSHPDSTLLTIGAHLIRLDYILSEIRFKGNAYGARFSYSPYEAVLCQSSFRDPHVARTINVFEETVDYVKQVEWTQTDIDRAIIATAKDGERPIRPSSAAREALSHHLVGQTREMREERYAQLRRATPTEVKRALLQLLEENGDKAAVCAVSSREKLEAANNELAQPLVIEDILS